The Alosa sapidissima isolate fAloSap1 chromosome 17, fAloSap1.pri, whole genome shotgun sequence DNA segment TAAAGTTGAATTTAATTTTCTGTGGGACTAGAGATTTATTTGCTAATTTTCCCAAGTGTCCATGCATTGTATGAGTAATTCATTAACTCATTACATGAAAACCCAGATCATGCTAACATTGTTTCTTCTTTCAGGGTAATGCTAAGACAGTGGGAAGAGACACGTTCAATAGCCAACCAGCTACTGGACTCAGGAGATCACACACTTTTGGTGGATTTTGATAGCCATTTGGATGACATAACAAAGGACTGGACCAATCAAAAACTGAATGCTAAAATAGCAGAATTGGCATCTCCTGTCAACGGgaatgtgtgattttatgtatGGGTGTAGGAATGGACATTAAATAAACTTTATGAAAAACTGATGTGAAATGTTCCAAAAAATGGcaacttttaaaatgatttgcATTGATTAGATTTGTTGTAATGTACTATACATTGTGTCATACTATACCAGACGCTGAAATAGgttaaatatgtatttattttttaacatacACACTTCAGAACCCTTGACAAACAATTATGTTTTCGATaaatacaacaaacaaaaaaaaactactaGTTCTGTGCCTTTTACTAAAAGAAATTGTTGTAGTGGACATTAGAAAGTACAAAACAAATATTTACTTCTTGTGGTCTGTGTTGCTGTATTCATACACCTGTTAAAGTATGCTTTTAATCTACATTTTGACCAACTAATAGCGTGTCATTGTCTTCTTTGAAACATACTGGAATTTTCGGATTACATTATTTTTCACTATTTTAGAGGATGTGACTGAGCACTTAGGTATTCAGCTCACTGTGAGTGACACAAACAGTAGAATATGTACAGTAAAACACATTTAAGAGCACAAGGAATTCAACACTTTGGCCTGTAATCTGCTTTTTAACTCATTACTGACAGGTTCATTACGAAGCAACAGTTTATGGACACAATTTAGAAAACCTAATGGCGAACATGATTTTCATTTACAATGCAGTGTCATGTGTAACTCTTGTATCATCATTTTGTCcaattaatactaatgtctaTGGGGAGTGCAAAACCCTTACTATAAGCCACTATAGACCCATTACAATCAACAACAGTAATCCTAATGATAAACAGGCATACCCACAGCTAGTTTCACAAAGAATTATGCATTTAGGAAGGTAGTCCAGTTACTAAGTGATGTATTAGATCTGAAATACACATTTCAGGTGGCACATTATAGTTAGACAACAAAGGTTCGCATTCCTACTCCCTTCCTGTGTTTGAGGCAAGTAGTaatacacacactgatgaacTCAATTCTAGATAGTCAGTGCTCTGAATTTAATGCTTATCAAGAAAGTGTGGCTAGGGATAACGGCGGTCATTTAACTTCATCATGTCAAATCAtgtctatttttttctctcattcctCACTCAACAAGGTTTGATACTTCTGGGGAGTTGGACACCACAAGTATGAAAACAGTAAATTGAACTGTTTTGGGTTGGAAGAAGGTTGGAGTTTCTAGTTAAGTGTTATTTCCATCGACTTTTTGTCCCAGAAGAGTGTCAAAATACCACCTGTGGACCAAATCCTTCAGTGTAAAGTGCATTGATAGACTTGGATTTTTCCATGTAGAGCAAGTAGTGCTTCTGCCATTGGTAATGCTTCCACGGGTACACCAGGGTAGGGGCTATCACTCAGGATACCTTTAAGACTGGGGTATCTGGATGAGATTGAGAGTGACTTCTCCAAGGTTTTCGAGGATGGACACAGACTCCTTGAGGGTGTCAACCTCCATGATCTGTTGTTCTGCCCAGGGAAAGGAGatctgataaaaaaaagaaagtaagaaTCCAGAGGAAGGATGGTTGAGTGAAATTGAGGAGGAAGTAACATTGGCTTAATCCAAAGCCAAAGTTGTAAACTTattactatcaaacatattattCCAATGTAATTACTGGATCAAGGAGTCTGTAATTACTGTTCAATACATTGATCACTGCAGAAGAGTCTGGAACTGATTCTGGCTAAAGTCTAGTTTACATACCTTTACAATGATGAGTTTAGTGGCAGGGTCATCTGAACTGAAGAGCTCCTCCCCAAAGCACATGGTGATGCTGGTCTGTGGAGCTGGTCCCCCATTAGTTTGATAGTCTTGCAGTTCTATGTCCAAATCACAACATGCAATTGTGAACGACAATAACAAGGCAAACAAAAATGGGGATTATTGTGTACTGTAGGCAGCACCTTGAGATCAGTGACAGAAATCACTCACGTTCTCTAAATGCCTCCCTGCTGAATACCATCACTGGCTCGGCAGTACGTTCCATCTTGTTGACAAAATCGGGGGTGTCAGTATGAGGCCCCCTCCAGAAGACCCGTCCTTGGCAGTAGCGCTTTGCGTACACCCCAGCTCCCGTAGACATCAGCACCACACCCCTCTCCATGAAGGGCAGCAGGGTGGAAATGGCCTGCATGGCTGGTTCAGAGGCCATTGAGATGGGAGGATCTGGCAGGGGGATCCGGGGGAAAGTGGTCTGAGATGAGGGAGGGACTGGAGCCACAGGCATGTAGGTGATTTTGACATCACTTCCCCGAACCTCGCGTTTGAGCACCTCCTTGCCCAGGAACTGCACAGAGACCAGGAAGGAATGGGGTGCTGGGAAAGAAGAAAAGCAGTGAGCCTGGACTGACCTGATGTTACAGGGTTTTTAATCAAGATTAACAGAAGCAAACAACTGCAAAACTGTCTAAAGATTGACACATGATATGTTACCTGTGGAGGGAAGCGGTGAAGTCTCGAATGTAACATTCAACTGGATTTCTCtggctgcaagaaatagaattTTCATGAGCCTCAACTAAATCACATCTCCTTTCTACATCAGGTCAGTACTATGCTAGAATATGAGGTTAAGATAATGCGTTGTTATATGAAGAACTAAAACTTACGGCCATCATtcttcaaggtaactgtgggcTCAGTGACCTCTACAACCTGGGTGTTCACCTCCGAGACAGCTTCCATTTCCTGCATTACATTTGCATAATCACACATGGAATTACCTACGCTAACAAGTTAATCCAAGATAAAGAACTGTGCTTCCACATTCtttttaattcaattcaatattaTGTCCACAAATGCTGAAATAATTGGTTCTGAACATATACTGAACCTGGGAAATACTGTATTATTTAGCAAAAAAGTGaaaccaaaactaatgtgataaAACCAGCATAAACACACAACTTTTACACCAACTGGTGTTATCCGTTAAGTTGTTATTGTTGTAATGTATTATATTGTGATATAGTATTATATTGTGATATAATCCTTGGTCACTTTTGAAACATTTATAACTTGTAAGCAACAGCTCTAATGAGGACAATTGCTATGAGAATAATGACAATTTTGCTGTGAGAAAACCCACCATGTTGATTTTCTGCACTGCTGACTGTTCTTCCTTTATCATCTTGGCTGAGAGCTCCTCCTCGCTCTCTGATggactcctcctcttcctccttctatCAGTGCGTGCCTTCGACGGGTCTGGTTTGACATTCACACATCCTGCATGGGCAAAAGGGAGTTGCTTACGATGGCATTGGTCTCCAGGGAACAAATTACAGTTGTGTAACTGGTCTGATAGCACGTCTCCATTCCAATCTAAAGTGCAGGCAATGTCCGCACTCACTGGCCTACGCTGATAAACCCCTTTTAGAGCAGCTGTGCTGAACATGCTTCCTCTACCAGCATCCAAACTTTTCCCTTAATGTAAACACAATATGTCTACAAGTGACATGCTATGAGACACCTGTTGAAATCAGTGCAGGGAAGAATGTAATATTTACCACCTAACTATTCTCTGTACAGAAATTCAGAAGAACAAAgggaaagtatttttttttttttttttttttaagagatGGTGTCCCCAAAATCAGTTCTCAGTAAAGCAAACATAGGGATGTGTTTAATTTGTACACttaataaaaagaaaatgtttctTTGTCATCGACCTACTAAGAAAAGCAGTAGAGAGAAGACTGTGGTAATGAAAAAGTTAATCTACTCTACTGCATTTTCCGAAACTTCCTCTTGTGGTTAGCATGAAGTCTACTGCTGCTCACAGTACATGTCCTAGCAGTACAATGTCTGCTTGACTGTCTGTTTGATGGTTTGATGGTAACATCTACCACACAATTGTATCCATTCAAACAGACATAATGTGACCACATCAAATCCATTATTTTGTATACAATACTGTTTCATGAGGTCTGTTACACTGAATAATGAATAGTCTTTTGTTTTTTGGGAGTGTTAACATGCCACCTCAGCCTAAGCAATATAAAAATATAGGTGCCATAAAGTTCGCTGTAGATTTACTCTACTTAAAGAAGCACAGAAGGCAGCTATGGTTGTTTTCATGAAAACACCATATGTTTTTGTATCATAAACCAGGAGCTTCTCAGTCCAAATAAATGGTTGTTGGTGGACACTGAGAATGACAGGGAAAGCGCTAGCTATTGCATCCCAAACTCGATGTGCTACAACTTGTAGCCTAAATGTGTGGATAGTGTGCAAAGAGAGGTAGTTAGATATGTTACTACCTTGCTCAGAGATTGGAACCAGACGGTACACTTTATACGGCTCGGATATATCCAGCTGTGACCTTTCTGTAACCTCACTGAATTCGGGGCTCTTGTTGAGGGCACAGCGAAGACGAGTCTTCCAGGAAGCAGGGTCTGTGCGCCCAGCCTCTGTCAGCTTCCCCTTAAACTCAGCCCAAGCCTGCAGGGAGCGTACACCAGTTTTAGCACACCAGCGAATAACAAGAAAACAAAATTGGGAAGTTTGTTTCAACAATGggtgtgtctgcatctgtggcCACAATGCTGTAATTTCATAAGAAGACATCACTTTGCCTATTCTTCAGAAATGCATACGTTTCTAAAATCTTCTCAAACTGCCTTGGCCAGCTGAGTGCACACTGTGGCTATGTTGGAATTACCTTAAAAATGGCAGCATCCTCTTCGCTGCGGAAATCTTGTTTGCCTGCATGTTTCCATGGGATGCGGAACATAGTCTTGTTCTGGTCATCCCAAACCAGTCCTGGATACTTTCCACTGCTCACCTGTTGAGTTCACAAACACATGGGGTTGTAGGTCTCTGTCCCCCCAGAAGGATATACTAGAAACAAGGCATGGCCTACCCAGGTAACTTCAGGAGTAACCGCTGGCATgccattaaaacaaaaaaaaaaaacagcagtgatCTTTTAGTGATCAGGGATtaggccaggggttcccaaacttttccacaacaaggccccccaaataccactaggttctggccaaggacccccttgatgtgttattaaacccatcgacaatactacggcaaatgtaaaatacattaagctaatcctaataattattttagccacaagcacttcgcgatggagcatacagtgtgtacaaaattgcatttggagctttctgctatatgagagttatcactctactattattcccagtcattatcatggaaaatataatgtacagatatttgacaaattattataatggcattgtataacaaccctcatagtaataggtatattttaaatTCTTCAAATGTATTtgctgcttttatttttccttccaacttgctggggcccctagcctggctagcgccacggggccccggcccccactttgaaaaccactggattattctctacatgcccactcaacgcatctgactcagataccgcactcctacaacctctagggactgctggaacatctttttcagcattcacgcctctctccgagagtgaagtgtccagactcctgacatgcagccgtcctaccacatgctcgctggaccctatacctacgagcctacttcagtccatcagcccgaccatcgctccagctatcacacatgtgatcaatgcctcgctaacctccggcacatttccaacagcgttcaaaatggcccgggtaacaccgttacttaagaaagcttctctcaaccctgctcaagtcgagaactaccgccctgtctcactactgcctttcctatccaaaggcattgaacgagcagtctccaaacaggtctctgacttcctttcacagaacaaccttctggatccaaatcagtctgggttcaaaagcggccactctaccgaaacggctctgctgtctgtaacagaagccttaaaagaagccagggcgaccgctcggtcatcagtactcattctgcttgacttatcggctgcctttgacacggttaatcaccgtaatccttctctctatactcgctgacatgggaatctccggttctgctctctcctggtttgaatcctacctcacaggacgctcgtttaacgcatcatggcttggtcagctatctgcacctcaccatctctccacaggggtcccccagggctcagtgctgggccccctcctctttgctatctacaccacctccttgggacagattatccgttcgcacggcttctcataccactgctatgcagacgacacacagctctatctgtcctttccacctgacgaccccctggtttcagcacggatctcggattgcctctcagacatagctgcatggatgaaggcacaccacctccagctgaacctctcaaagactgaactgctggtcatcccagctaaacctaccatacaccacgacatcaaatttgactccctgtctgtttcaccgaccaggactgcaagaaatctaggagttgttctcgacaaccaactaaacttctcagatcatgttgcctcagtcgcccggtcatgccgtttcgcactctacaacatacggaaaatcaggacttacttgactcaagatgctacccaacttctggttcaggcaatagtcacctcacgactcgactactgcaatgccctcctgacaggtctcccagcctgcgcagtgaaaccacttcagatgatccagaacgcggcggcgcgcctggtctacaaccaacccaaaagggcacatgttaccccgctgctcatccagctacactggctacctatggcggcccgcatcaaattcaagtctctaacgcttgcctacaaagtagtctccggttctgctcccacctacttgaatgccctcatacagacttacactacctccagaccgctgcgctcctctgacgaacgacgtctagctctaccaccggtacgctcaagccaatccaaacttttctcatctgttgttcctcgttggtggaacacactgccagttcctacaagggcagggacatccttttccactttcaaaaaactcctgaagacccagctctttagagaacatctactctcatagcaacacttacaacaagtcttactgatcctagcactcaccagccgttttaaactgacaagtaactgttaaaaacagcactcaccgacgcacttattcttactgtactctaatgttttttttaaactgtcctaaaattgtgagaattgttctaacacttactgtttaccatgttgttagtcgctttggttaaaaaagcgtcagccaaatgtaatgtaatgtaatgtaatggattaggctacacccAGCTACCAGCCACTTTCACTTTTGACGTTACAGCCCTCAGCTCTCGCACGGAGGTAAACCCACTGAGCTAGCGCATCTTTGAAACAACAGACACAATTTACCTGGTCCACCATCCAGGAGCGCAGTCGGCGCGTTGACCGAATTCCCGAAGGCATATCTGCAGTAATGACAAAAACGGCGTATTTCTCTGGTTAACCTTTGGTAACTGCCGTTGCCGTCAGTTTTCATGTCAACACAGTTCTCCCCGATGACCAGTGTGGCTGGATGAACGACACGTAATGTTTTTAAATATCTGTTTAACAATTTTAACATCATACTCAATTGAATTTAAACGTTAAAATTAACGTTAGATTCCATGCTGGCTAAAACATGTATAAGAACGTCAGctattaccaaccgtcccgtATTTCAGACCTCTTAAAACTCTAAAAGTTCACGGTATTTACTGCACACATGTTtcttaaatatataaatagccagtATAGTTTACTTCATAACGTAGCCTACCAGAGAGCTGTGAAGCCTTCCGTCGGATAGAAGCTAGTAGCCTACCTGGCGATCCTACTATGCCAGTGGAGGAAGTTCCTGTGGTTCCCAGATCTCAGCTGCTAGTGTAGAAAACAACTAAGCCGTTTCCCAGAAACCACGTGACATCGAAGAAATCCCAGGCATGTATCTTTTGAAATCGATAGATGGCGGTGTTTTGACCTCTCTTGAGAGAgatcagttgtaaacaaaataaacaaacaactgcaCATCTTTAGCTGTTTGCGGCAGAAAAGTGTGCTATATTGTGTCCTGCGCTAAGAGACCATGCTTTCGAAATAAATGTGACTATGCTATGCGATTGCATTCTCACATTTTTAATTATATTAACGGTTATAAGAGTTACATTTATAAAAGAGAAAACATGTTTATTTCTGTATTAGGCCTAGTTTGTCGCATCATGAGACTATTCAACCAAAGAAAATAAGTGGAAGACATATTTTGTTTTAATATTTTATACAAGacaccttttttttatttaatcacaTTATTATATTTTAGTGGTTTAAAAATATCAAAACCCACATGTCTGTGGATTCATGTTCTGGATCTTTTAGAAACAGTAAAAAGATTTGCTTTATAAACAGGAGTTATTTCTTTCGAGGAACCTTGTCTCCAAGTGGAATCTCCAATATTTTCTAACAtggaaaaagaaacacacacaaaactcacaTCAGTATAATTTCAACTATCAGATTCCCACACAGGATACTGCAATACACAATAACCCCCAAAGACTCTTTAATAGTCACCTGCAAAAGCCTTGCATGGTACATTCTCTGGTCCTCTGCCTCCTGCGTTAGGTCAATTTGGTGTCTCCTACAGGCAGCCTTCAATTCTGTCTCATCAAACAGATGAGCTGGATCCAAGGTGTGACTATTGATGAGACTCACCAGATACTCACGGTAATGTTTcctacaaacaaataaaaaaaaatacataaaagagTCCAAACATTGTCATGTCTCTAATAATTCTGACATGTGAGAGGTGGTTATAGTGAAACTTCAAGACACTGTCTCTCAGGAGGACACACAGCatgttaaacagcatcattacATGGCATTTGGTTAATCATCAACAGATCTATTGCTGCAGTTCCCTGCGTTTATAAACTGTTTTAAAAACATAACAGGGTTATGTCTACACAGTCAGTTACAGCTAAGGTATAGTCATGTTACTAATGTTGAGCTCCCAGCCTCCCACTTACACAGACAACTCCCCGCTCAAACTGATGATCAGTCATCTTTTTACTCTACATTGTTTACATAAATTACATTTAGGACATTTACAAGTCCCATCTAGGATATTTACAAGTCCCATCTGACAACTTCAATCAGCCTTTATCACTTCAATTAGTGGCTCTACTGATTTATGAGAATATGAAATGTGTTGGTGGGGAGGGGAGACTACAACTCACTCGCACAGTCCTGCCTGTCCAGGCTGGGTCTGAATCCCACAGGGAGAGTCCATGTGCTGCCCACCCTCATCCTTCTGTTCCATCACTCCACATGTTCCTgagaaaagggaaagaaagcGTGTGAGGGATCACTCTTATCAAGTgaaaaaaaagagtgtgtgaaTTAAGCAAGACTGAAAAAGTGAAAATAAAAGAGTACAATTGTTTGTAGAACAATTCTTGCCATACCAGTCTGAGTGCCATTCGGCGGGTTTGTGTTGAAGTCGACTCCATTCCTCTGTTGAAATAGGGTTAAGCTTTAATAGGGTCCCATGATTCAGTAATTCAAATGACCTCTCGTAAGCAAATCAAAGTGAAACCATTACATTCATGGTTTCATTCAAAGCCTACAATAGACTACATCACACAATCTCATTAAAAGGTTTGAGGTTGGTGCTTGTCACATACTGTTTCAAAATCAAATGTGCAATTCTCTAACCTCAAAAGGGGAAACATGTACCGGTAATTGCTTAGCCATCCTCAAACACTTTGCATGTTCTCAGTACAGTGTTTCAATGCTCAACATCCCCCTTATCCACCTCCGCTGTTCGCTGATTGGCTGAGCGATTCATATGGGCAGGAGGGTGTCTACACTACCATCTCAGTGGGAACTGAGCTAAAAGCAATAAGTGAGCAGAGCCAGGCTATAGCGCCTCCTAGCGCCCCCCTGGACTACTGCCATTTAACATTTCGTCAGCTCTCCCTCTTCCTACCTGGAGAAGCTCCTGCAGTCTCTTTGGCTCCCAGTCCCGCAGGTAGAACAAGCAGTCCCTGGGGTGGTGGGCATGCAGCCCTGTGACAGAGCACTGTATCACAGTACAGCCAGTCTGCAAAGGAGACACACTTTGTTCATGTATGTGGGTAAATAACTGTATGAACAAATGACCCCTTACCATCGAAAGCAATTCAAGAAGACTCACACAGCACAAGCATAGTTACCTTGTGGAAAGGATTGTTACAGCCACTGCAGAACTCATATCGACACTGGGTGCAGGTGAAATGCATGCATCCTCCTCTGGTTAAAGCATACTGGTACCTACAGTTGGGACAGACTAAGGAGGGATTGTGTGTTTATTAGTTATGATTGTACTGTGCATGCTTTAAATGTGGTGTCAAAATGATGTCCCTATTACACCATGCACTTCAGGTATAGACCCCTGGGGACTCACTGATTCCATTGTCTCGCAGGTAGCCGGCGAGTCCTTGTCTTTGGTATTCTGGGTCATTCTCTCGCTTCCAGGCTTGGAACACGTCACAGGACACACCCTCATGCTGATCTTCCCACTGAAAAGCATTATCAGTTGGTCACTTTTACACAAGGCAATTGGGAATTGCAAAGTACCTCACATATTGATATGGTCACAACAGTTTGGCCACTATAACGATAACTCAATGCATTGCAAAAGATTTATCTATGATACATCACGGTATCTGTCACAACTGAATGGAAATAATGTACAAAGTGCATAGAGTTTAAGTTTAGTGccttttaaaaatataaaataatctgTGACAGTGTGTAGAGGATTACCCTCATTCATTTGATAAGTGACACCACAAGGATGCATGTAGCGATTCTGGTAAGTTAATTGTAAGACATTGAAAAGACATTGTCTGGATGACCGTATGGGCTCTGTGCACTAGCTTGAAGTCGGCAAGCCAGTTTCCTGTTCGTTGACATCGCTGTCAACAAGCACCTGAAAACGTGTGCTCACCGAAAATCCTTCCCTCCTTATTTTGTGCAGCCACTGAACGGCTTGTGTTTTTAGGAAAAAGGTGGAAGCTATAATCGCTTTAATAACGACTTGAAGCCGAGCAGTGGCACACATCAGTGCTCTTTAGAGCCGCCCATAGACATTAAGACTTACATACATTGCATCTTACATTTTGATACAACTAAAGCACTCATCTTCAGGTGCTTGTTGACAGCCATGTCAATgaacaggaaactggtttgccGACTTCAAGTAAGCTAGTGCACAGAGCACAAATGGCCATCCAGACAATGTCTATTCAGGAAGGAACTTTTTGAATATTTCAGGGGGGGAAAATCCTTaaattaattctgcacatatttaaacagtatttcttcaAAGACGAAGAGTCTAGGTGCTGAAAAggtctgtctgcagtccagacctgtctaATTGAGAGCATCATTGAATGAAAAACAAGATTAAGAAGACTGCAGACTGCTGAGCAGCTGAAGTCCTATATCGGGCAATGTGaccacatttcattctcaaaactctagcaactggtttACAGAATGTAGTTAAAGAAGAGGTGAAGCAACACAGCTTTTTTTAAATGAGTTGCTGACATTAAATAAAACCTCAAAAAAATCTCTCTCCTTCAacagttgatatgttgtctttgaactaTTCTCAGCTAAATATAGGGTTTGAGAtttgtaaattattatta contains these protein-coding regions:
- the irf9 gene encoding interferon regulatory factor 9 isoform X1, whose amino-acid sequence is MPSGIRSTRRLRSWMVDQVSSGKYPGLVWDDQNKTMFRIPWKHAGKQDFRSEEDAAIFKAWAEFKGKLTEAGRTDPASWKTRLRCALNKSPEFSEVTERSQLDISEPYKVYRLVPISEQGCVNVKPDPSKARTDRRRKRRSPSESEEELSAKMIKEEQSAVQKINMEMEAVSEVNTQVVEVTEPTVTLKNDGPREIQLNVTFETSPLPSTAPHSFLVSVQFLGKEVLKREVRGSDVKITYMPVAPVPPSSQTTFPRIPLPDPPISMASEPAMQAISTLLPFMERGVVLMSTGAGVYAKRYCQGRVFWRGPHTDTPDFVNKMERTAEPVMVFSREAFREQLQDYQTNGGPAPQTSITMCFGEELFSSDDPATKLIIVKISFPWAEQQIMEVDTLKESVSILENLGEVTLNLIQIPQS
- the irf9 gene encoding interferon regulatory factor 9 isoform X2; its protein translation is MPSGIRSTRRLRSWMVDQVSSGKYPGLVWDDQNKTMFRIPWKHAGKQDFRSEEDAAIFKAWAEFKGKLTEAGRTDPASWKTRLRCALNKSPEFSEVTERSQLDISEPYKVYRLVPISEQGCVNVKPDPSKARTDRRRKRRSPSESEEELSAKMIKEEQSAVQKINMEMEAVSEVNTQVVEVTEPTVTLKNDGPPHSFLVSVQFLGKEVLKREVRGSDVKITYMPVAPVPPSSQTTFPRIPLPDPPISMASEPAMQAISTLLPFMERGVVLMSTGAGVYAKRYCQGRVFWRGPHTDTPDFVNKMERTAEPVMVFSREAFREQLQDYQTNGGPAPQTSITMCFGEELFSSDDPATKLIIVKISFPWAEQQIMEVDTLKESVSILENLGEVTLNLIQIPQS